A region from the Corallococcus silvisoli genome encodes:
- the lspA gene encoding signal peptidase II, giving the protein MPRKYAILLALTLGVIVLDQWTKYLVVRDLTTRFDGTTTLGQRLGALYTPAEEVGRNGLHFQPRTHVEVVEDFFRLRYAENPGAAWGMFRDLPPNVRGPLFNVVMLGAVVLIVFYFRKLTGTDPAEVWALWGLPLVLGGALGNFIDRVTRAFVIDFLEAHWYDKAAWPSFNVADAAICIGVGMLVVDGFVRKEKPASAPAKA; this is encoded by the coding sequence GTGCCGCGCAAATACGCCATCCTCCTCGCCCTCACCCTGGGCGTCATCGTGCTCGACCAGTGGACGAAGTACCTGGTCGTGCGCGACCTCACCACCCGCTTCGACGGGACCACCACGCTGGGCCAGCGGCTGGGCGCCCTGTACACGCCCGCGGAAGAGGTGGGCCGCAACGGCCTGCACTTCCAGCCCCGCACGCACGTGGAGGTGGTGGAGGACTTCTTCCGCCTCCGCTACGCGGAGAACCCGGGCGCCGCGTGGGGCATGTTCCGCGACCTGCCGCCCAACGTGCGCGGCCCGCTCTTCAACGTCGTGATGCTGGGGGCGGTGGTGCTCATCGTCTTCTACTTCCGGAAGCTGACCGGCACGGACCCCGCGGAGGTGTGGGCGCTGTGGGGCCTGCCGCTGGTGCTGGGCGGCGCGCTGGGCAACTTCATCGACCGCGTGACGCGGGCCTTCGTCATCGATTTCCTGGAGGCCCACTGGTACGACAAGGCCGCCTGGCCGTCGTTCAACGTCGCGGACGCGGCCATCTGCATCGGCGTGGGCATGCTCGTGGTGGACGGCTTCGTGCGCAAGGAGAAGCCCGCCTCCGCGCCCGCCAAGGCCTGA
- a CDS encoding endonuclease/exonuclease/phosphatase family protein encodes MSMKLPPFLRPLVALGFLALACGPGDEPTPPSDSGTSADAGTRSDAGPTVDGGITEDAGSDAGPIVDAGEPVDSDDAGTPVDAGSDVDAGSDVDAGSTVDAGTDAGSTVDAGTDAGSTTDAGTDAGSTVDAGTDAGSTTDAGTDAGSGSDGGYTQIRLMAANLSSGNGQNYDPGHGIRLMQGVKPDVVMIQEFNYKSNSAADIRSMVDTTFGPGFYYYREGGAQIPNGVISRYPIIESGEWDDPKVANRDFAWARIDIPGPRDLWVVSVHLLTTSSGNRSAEATSLVSYIKSNIPENDYLAIGGDFNTDSRSEACLTTFKQVVDTAGPHPADKNGKDGTNASRSKPYDHVLVDSDLRPFQVATVVGTSTFANGLVLDSRVYTPISDIAPAMNTDSGAASMQHMGVVKTFLTPNF; translated from the coding sequence ATGTCCATGAAGCTCCCCCCGTTCCTCCGCCCACTCGTGGCGCTGGGGTTCCTGGCCCTCGCTTGTGGCCCGGGTGATGAGCCCACGCCTCCGTCGGATTCGGGGACCTCCGCTGATGCGGGCACCCGGAGCGACGCGGGCCCCACCGTGGATGGGGGTATCACCGAGGATGCTGGCTCCGACGCGGGCCCCATCGTCGATGCTGGCGAGCCCGTGGACTCGGACGACGCGGGCACTCCCGTTGATGCCGGATCCGACGTGGACGCTGGCTCCGACGTGGATGCCGGCTCGACGGTCGACGCGGGCACGGACGCCGGCTCGACGGTCGATGCGGGTACGGACGCTGGCTCGACGACGGACGCGGGCACGGACGCCGGCTCGACGGTCGACGCGGGCACGGACGCTGGCTCGACGACGGACGCGGGCACGGACGCCGGTTCGGGCTCCGACGGTGGCTACACGCAGATCCGCCTGATGGCGGCCAACCTCTCCAGCGGCAACGGCCAGAACTACGACCCCGGCCACGGCATCCGGCTGATGCAGGGCGTGAAGCCCGACGTCGTGATGATCCAGGAGTTCAACTACAAGTCGAACTCCGCCGCGGACATCCGGAGCATGGTCGACACCACCTTCGGCCCGGGCTTCTACTACTACCGCGAGGGCGGCGCGCAGATCCCCAACGGCGTCATCAGCCGCTACCCCATCATCGAGTCGGGTGAGTGGGACGACCCCAAGGTCGCCAACCGCGACTTCGCCTGGGCGCGCATCGACATCCCGGGGCCGCGTGACCTCTGGGTGGTCAGCGTGCACCTGCTCACCACCAGCTCCGGCAACCGCTCCGCGGAGGCCACCAGCCTGGTGAGCTACATCAAGTCGAACATCCCGGAGAACGACTACCTGGCCATCGGCGGTGACTTCAACACCGACAGCCGCTCCGAGGCCTGCCTCACCACCTTCAAGCAGGTGGTCGACACGGCCGGCCCGCACCCCGCGGACAAGAACGGCAAGGACGGCACCAACGCGTCCCGCAGCAAGCCCTACGACCACGTGCTGGTGGACAGCGACCTGCGCCCGTTCCAGGTGGCCACCGTCGTCGGCACCAGCACCTTCGCCAACGGCCTGGTGCTCGACAGCCGCGTCTACACGCCCATCTCGGACATCGCCCCGGCGATGAACACCGACAGCGGCGCCGCCAGCATGCAGCACATGGGCGTCGTGAAGACGTTCCTCACGCCCAACTTCTAG
- a CDS encoding SDR family NAD(P)-dependent oxidoreductase translates to MSLPSRPRAVVTGAGSGLGRALCEALAARQARVMVSDVNAAAAEDTARRVTALGGEARVHPCDVTNADAVEALARATDDAFGGVDLVVNNAGVATGGAVGTLPLAEWKRVLDVNLWGVIHGCHAFVPRLRKQGSGHVLNIASAAGLVYAPNLAAYNTSKAAVVALSETLYAELQPLGLGVTVACPTFFRTNIAAAAAPYSDPGTRRLSVKLVDHSKIGPEWVAERLLKAVDQGAPHVLPMADARWFWRLRRLAPGIFLRGVIAVEKRMRDRATRMPG, encoded by the coding sequence ATGAGCCTTCCCTCACGTCCTCGCGCGGTGGTGACGGGTGCCGGCAGTGGCCTTGGCCGTGCGCTCTGTGAAGCCCTGGCGGCCCGCCAGGCGCGGGTGATGGTGTCGGACGTGAACGCGGCCGCCGCGGAGGACACCGCCCGCCGCGTCACGGCGCTGGGCGGCGAGGCGCGGGTGCACCCGTGCGACGTCACGAACGCGGACGCGGTGGAGGCGTTGGCGCGCGCCACGGACGACGCGTTCGGCGGCGTGGACCTGGTGGTGAACAACGCGGGCGTCGCGACCGGCGGCGCGGTGGGGACGCTGCCGCTGGCGGAGTGGAAGCGCGTGCTGGACGTGAACCTGTGGGGCGTCATCCACGGCTGCCACGCGTTCGTCCCCCGGCTGCGCAAGCAGGGCTCGGGGCACGTGCTCAACATCGCGTCCGCCGCGGGGCTCGTATACGCGCCGAACCTGGCGGCCTACAACACGTCCAAGGCCGCGGTCGTCGCGCTGTCGGAGACGCTCTACGCGGAGCTGCAGCCGCTGGGGCTGGGCGTCACGGTGGCGTGCCCCACGTTCTTCCGCACGAACATCGCCGCCGCGGCCGCGCCGTACTCCGACCCGGGCACGCGCCGCCTGAGCGTCAAGCTGGTGGACCATTCGAAGATTGGCCCGGAGTGGGTCGCCGAGCGGCTGCTCAAGGCGGTGGACCAGGGCGCGCCGCACGTGCTGCCCATGGCGGATGCGCGCTGGTTCTGGCGCCTGCGGCGGCTGGCCCCCGGCATCTTCCTCCGGGGCGTCATCGCGGTGGAGAAGCGCATGCGCGACCGCGCCACGCGCATGCCCGGCTAG
- a CDS encoding prolipoprotein diacylglyceryl transferase has product MLPVLLRLTFTSLWTQLLLYAVAVGVVASVAVNGWRGTLGPVDPKSGKEAPASSQDKLLRAVGFAGVGGFLAYFGLKYALPADAFPGGRGEGIPLHTYGVLLATGFVTAVAVAGRLAQDEWRRVTHVEGQGWVDTEGPKRREQVMDMAFWVLVGGLVGSRLLFVLVNWRDYADDWTQAFSLGGGLVFYGGLIGAGLAAFLFARRHGLDFLRLADVCIPTVSLGQCLGRLGCFSAGCCWGDMAGSHSATGVTFPGSRLALDLFGQPGGASSLAYGSQAGDSRFVVEATGEVLHHAAPGAVRISDWVVQHGTTLPVYPTQLFESVGQLVLFVALLYARRYRRFHGHIFALWLMAYAVLRTSVELFRGDLERGTLHGLLESLGAHGLAGAVPLEAWYNVSTSQFISLCMFTFGAVLLARHRPAGEGAALGSTPSAA; this is encoded by the coding sequence ATGCTCCCCGTCCTGTTGCGCCTCACCTTCACCAGCCTGTGGACGCAGCTGCTGCTGTACGCCGTCGCGGTGGGCGTCGTGGCCTCCGTCGCCGTCAACGGTTGGAGGGGCACGCTGGGGCCGGTGGATCCAAAGTCCGGCAAGGAGGCGCCCGCGTCGTCCCAGGACAAGCTCCTGCGCGCGGTGGGGTTCGCGGGGGTGGGCGGCTTCCTCGCGTACTTCGGACTCAAGTACGCGCTGCCCGCGGACGCGTTCCCCGGTGGCAGGGGCGAGGGCATCCCGCTGCACACCTACGGCGTGCTCCTGGCCACGGGCTTCGTCACCGCGGTGGCGGTGGCGGGCCGGCTGGCGCAGGACGAGTGGCGCCGGGTGACGCACGTGGAGGGCCAGGGCTGGGTGGACACGGAGGGCCCGAAGCGGCGCGAGCAGGTGATGGACATGGCGTTCTGGGTCCTCGTGGGTGGACTCGTGGGCAGCCGCCTGCTGTTCGTGCTGGTGAACTGGCGGGACTACGCGGACGACTGGACGCAGGCCTTCTCCCTGGGCGGCGGGCTGGTGTTCTACGGCGGCCTCATCGGCGCGGGGCTGGCGGCGTTCCTCTTCGCGCGCAGGCACGGGCTGGACTTCCTGCGGCTGGCGGACGTGTGCATCCCCACCGTGTCGCTGGGGCAGTGCCTGGGGCGCCTGGGGTGCTTCTCCGCGGGGTGCTGCTGGGGGGACATGGCGGGGAGCCACTCGGCCACGGGCGTCACCTTCCCGGGCTCCCGGCTGGCCCTGGACCTGTTCGGCCAGCCCGGGGGCGCGTCCAGCCTGGCGTATGGCTCGCAGGCGGGGGACAGCCGCTTCGTCGTGGAGGCCACCGGTGAGGTGCTCCACCACGCGGCGCCGGGCGCGGTGCGCATCTCCGACTGGGTGGTCCAGCACGGCACCACCCTGCCGGTGTACCCCACGCAGCTCTTCGAGTCGGTGGGGCAGCTGGTGCTCTTCGTGGCGCTCCTGTACGCGCGCCGCTACCGCCGCTTCCACGGGCACATCTTCGCCCTCTGGCTGATGGCCTACGCCGTCCTGCGCACCTCGGTGGAGCTGTTCCGGGGCGACCTGGAGCGCGGCACCCTGCACGGCCTGCTGGAGTCGCTGGGCGCCCACGGGCTGGCGGGCGCGGTGCCCCTGGAGGCCTGGTACAACGTGTCCACCAGCCAGTTCATCTCCCTGTGTATGTTTACGTTCGGTGCGGTGCTGCTGGCGCGCCACCGACCGGCGGGTGAGGGGGCTGCCCTGGGGTCCACACCCTCGGCGGCCTGA
- a CDS encoding KdsC family phosphatase, whose amino-acid sequence MNQDLEALKARVARLSVMIFDIDGTLTDGRIFWVPHSGWTQMYSVRDGMGIKRLQEAGIEVAAISGGDSLSAQMRMQSLGLRHVHFGSQDKVVHFEKLLGILNVSAEHCGYMGDEVVDLPLLNAVGFSATVPEAPDEVRAKVHYVAQRAAGFGAAREVCEFILKHRARATPST is encoded by the coding sequence ATGAACCAGGACCTGGAGGCGCTCAAGGCGCGGGTGGCTCGCCTGTCGGTGATGATCTTCGACATCGACGGCACGCTCACCGACGGCCGCATCTTCTGGGTCCCCCACTCCGGGTGGACGCAGATGTACAGCGTGCGCGACGGGATGGGCATCAAGCGCCTCCAGGAGGCGGGCATCGAGGTGGCCGCCATCTCCGGCGGGGACAGCCTCTCCGCGCAGATGCGCATGCAGTCGCTGGGCTTGCGCCACGTGCACTTCGGCAGCCAGGACAAGGTGGTGCACTTCGAGAAGCTGCTCGGCATCCTCAACGTGTCCGCCGAGCACTGCGGCTACATGGGCGATGAGGTGGTGGACCTGCCGCTGCTCAACGCGGTGGGCTTCTCCGCCACCGTGCCCGAGGCCCCGGACGAGGTGCGCGCGAAGGTGCACTACGTGGCCCAGCGCGCCGCGGGCTTCGGCGCCGCGCGCGAGGTGTGTGAGTTCATCCTGAAGCACCGGGCGCGCGCCACGCCCTCGACGTGA
- a CDS encoding MXAN_5187 C-terminal domain-containing protein, with translation MPPPDNARPAVKGGARPSQDASSSSEAALHECEEMEAAIAELRHTYEQYFMGMERQAPIRAHEDLKKRMLKLKGAFIRSTSVKFRVQSLHNKFLTYERLWTRTLQEIEAGTYRRDLAKARRRAEAKKPAAGERQKGVVEIPEEISDMDFEEIEQLAGRRPINEPKLASELLGVKDVAPVGGTPFRGTPAVAAQPSGAPPRGTPAGLVPPGATPRSGTPSVAPVGGLPSISPVIGTPQKGTPAVGAATAKLPAVTPAVAGGTPAAGRPAVPPGMAAKAPAAAPVAAPPRPAAAGPGGGMSDDKLRAVYDAYVTAKRRCQEDTSKMSYESVAATLRKQVPELLKQHNAKAVEFKVVIKDGKASLKAVPK, from the coding sequence ATGCCGCCGCCCGACAACGCCCGACCCGCCGTCAAAGGCGGGGCCCGGCCCTCCCAGGACGCCAGCTCCTCCAGTGAAGCCGCCCTCCATGAATGCGAGGAGATGGAAGCGGCGATCGCGGAGCTGCGCCACACCTACGAGCAGTACTTCATGGGGATGGAGCGCCAGGCGCCCATCCGCGCGCATGAGGACCTGAAGAAGCGGATGCTGAAGCTCAAGGGGGCCTTCATCCGCAGCACGTCGGTGAAGTTCCGCGTGCAGAGCCTCCACAACAAGTTCCTCACCTACGAGCGGCTGTGGACGCGCACGCTCCAGGAGATCGAGGCCGGCACCTACCGCCGCGACCTGGCCAAGGCCCGCCGCCGCGCCGAGGCGAAGAAGCCCGCGGCCGGGGAGCGCCAGAAGGGCGTGGTGGAGATCCCGGAAGAGATCTCCGACATGGACTTCGAGGAGATCGAGCAGCTCGCCGGGCGCCGACCCATCAACGAGCCGAAGCTCGCCTCGGAGCTGCTGGGGGTGAAGGACGTGGCGCCGGTGGGCGGAACGCCCTTCCGGGGGACGCCCGCGGTGGCGGCGCAGCCGTCGGGGGCTCCGCCCCGGGGCACGCCCGCCGGGCTGGTGCCGCCCGGCGCCACGCCGAGGTCGGGCACGCCCTCGGTGGCGCCCGTGGGGGGCCTGCCCTCCATCTCGCCCGTGATCGGCACGCCCCAGAAGGGGACTCCGGCGGTGGGCGCGGCGACGGCGAAGCTGCCCGCCGTGACACCCGCGGTGGCCGGGGGGACTCCGGCGGCGGGACGTCCCGCGGTGCCTCCTGGCATGGCCGCGAAGGCTCCGGCGGCGGCCCCGGTCGCCGCGCCGCCCCGCCCCGCGGCGGCGGGCCCTGGTGGCGGCATGTCCGACGACAAGCTGCGCGCGGTGTACGACGCCTATGTCACCGCGAAGCGCCGCTGCCAGGAGGACACGTCCAAGATGTCCTACGAGTCGGTGGCGGCCACGCTGCGCAAGCAGGTGCCGGAGCTGCTCAAGCAGCACAACGCGAAGGCCGTGGAGTTCAAGGTCGTCATCAAGGACGGCAAGGCCTCGCTCAAGGCCGTGCCCAAGTAG
- the lspA gene encoding signal peptidase II — MKASLRLLLVVVLAVLAADQVTKYLAVSRLTEALDGRSGMSRVAGFLSERNLDNDPPTEGVFRKNTRPYRFIEDYWHFRYVENPGAAWGMFSNLPDTARKAFFHVVSLAALAFILALYRRTDASQRLVRVALALITGGALGNFVDRLIRGYVIDFIDWHWRNQPGMRWPTFNVADAAICVGVALMLLDSVRRPAPVSTPPLVQNP, encoded by the coding sequence ATGAAAGCCTCCCTCCGCCTCCTCCTCGTCGTGGTCCTCGCCGTGCTGGCGGCGGATCAGGTGACCAAGTACCTGGCCGTGTCGCGGCTGACGGAAGCCCTGGATGGCCGCAGCGGCATGTCGCGCGTCGCGGGCTTCCTCAGCGAGCGCAACCTGGACAACGACCCGCCCACGGAGGGCGTGTTCCGCAAGAACACCCGGCCGTACCGCTTCATCGAGGACTACTGGCACTTCCGCTACGTGGAGAACCCGGGCGCGGCGTGGGGCATGTTCTCCAACCTGCCGGACACCGCGCGCAAGGCGTTCTTCCACGTGGTGAGCCTGGCGGCGCTGGCGTTCATCCTGGCGCTGTACCGACGCACGGACGCGTCCCAGCGGCTGGTGCGCGTGGCGCTGGCGCTCATCACCGGCGGCGCGCTGGGCAACTTCGTGGACCGGCTCATCCGGGGCTACGTCATCGACTTCATCGACTGGCACTGGCGCAACCAGCCGGGCATGCGCTGGCCCACGTTCAACGTGGCGGACGCGGCCATCTGCGTGGGCGTGGCGCTGATGCTGCTGGACTCCGTGCGCCGGCCGGCCCCGGTGTCCACTCCGCCGCTCGTCCAGAATCCCTAG
- the ileS gene encoding isoleucine--tRNA ligase has translation MSDAPSRKDLDTTVHLPRTEFPMKGNLGQLEPRLLAWWAEHGVWKQLLAKNAGGEPFVLADGPPYANGHLHAGHALNKVLKDIVVKFRNLSGRPCDFIPGWDTHGLPIEQAVEKRLKEQKLDKRTLSRDALLERCREYALEFVDIQRQEFQRLGVFGSWEAPYRTLDFSYEAQEVRELAAFARRGMLYRRKKPVAWCLQDQTALAEAEVEYAEHTSPSVYVAFDAGASLADRLPRLQGQRVSFVIWTTTPWTLPANLAIAVNPTFEYVFYRLEDRVLCVAKDLLAKVLAEVKADELAVKHVQLPTGEVSSPALVDPSRIVAYVTGEDLEHVTYQHPFYARQGRVVLGEHVTLEAGTGLVHTAPGHGQEDYEVGLAYGLDIYNPVRADGRYDDTVGEVLAGRRVFDANPVVLDLLVQRGALLNDKADTVTHSYPHCWRCRQPVIQAATYQWFIPMDAPFQGTRTFRQAVLERVDTVRWVPSWGQSRIRGMLEGRPDWCISRQRSWGVPIPIAYCDGCDDAVVSPEVMERVAAAVEKEGAGVWYRTPVKDFLGEDFRCPRCGAGGFHRETDILDVWFDSACMASAVLEKRQRVPADLFLEGSDQHRGWFHSSLLVSVGTRDVAPYKACLTHGFVVDGQGEKMSKSRGNTVAPDKVIQQYGAEVLRLWVAASDYRNDVRLSDAILKGLSEGYRKIRNTLRYALGNLHDFNPAKDAVAGDALPPLDQWARGRLAQVAARVRQAYEDYEFHLVYATVVDFCANDLSAVYFDILKDRLYTAKADGPARRSAQTVLHEVLTVLLPLLAPVMSFTAEEAWQHLPGERAQSVFLAGLAEAGAAMPPELEARYTKLFAVRSAVQGVLEAARREKRIGASLEARVVLTAGGAVKELLQAHLAELPGLFIVSQVEVADTASVAAKALDVSQVFGEGAPLSAEVLPALGAKCPRCWVYSEEVGQGGDVCLKCREALP, from the coding sequence ATGAGCGACGCCCCCTCCCGCAAGGACCTCGACACCACCGTCCACCTGCCGCGCACGGAGTTCCCCATGAAGGGGAACCTGGGCCAGCTCGAGCCGCGCCTGCTCGCGTGGTGGGCGGAGCACGGCGTGTGGAAGCAATTGCTCGCGAAGAACGCGGGCGGTGAGCCCTTCGTGCTGGCGGACGGGCCTCCGTACGCCAACGGCCACCTGCACGCCGGGCATGCGCTCAACAAGGTGCTGAAGGACATCGTGGTGAAGTTCCGGAACCTCTCCGGACGCCCCTGTGACTTCATCCCCGGCTGGGACACCCACGGCCTGCCCATCGAGCAGGCCGTGGAGAAGCGCCTCAAGGAACAGAAGCTGGACAAGCGCACCCTGTCGCGCGACGCGCTGCTGGAGCGCTGCCGCGAGTACGCGCTGGAGTTCGTGGACATCCAGCGCCAGGAGTTCCAGCGGCTCGGCGTCTTCGGCTCGTGGGAGGCGCCCTACCGGACGCTCGACTTCTCCTATGAAGCGCAGGAGGTGCGCGAGCTGGCCGCGTTCGCGCGCAGGGGCATGTTGTACCGGCGCAAGAAGCCCGTGGCGTGGTGTCTCCAGGACCAGACCGCGCTCGCCGAGGCGGAGGTGGAGTACGCGGAGCACACGTCTCCGTCCGTGTACGTGGCCTTCGACGCGGGGGCCTCGCTGGCGGATCGGCTGCCGCGGCTCCAGGGGCAGCGGGTGTCCTTCGTCATCTGGACCACCACGCCCTGGACCCTGCCGGCCAACCTGGCCATCGCGGTGAACCCCACGTTCGAATACGTCTTCTACCGGCTGGAGGACCGCGTCCTCTGCGTGGCGAAGGACCTGCTGGCGAAGGTGCTGGCGGAGGTGAAGGCGGACGAGCTGGCGGTGAAGCACGTGCAGCTGCCCACGGGCGAGGTGTCGTCACCCGCGCTGGTGGACCCCTCGCGCATCGTCGCGTACGTGACGGGCGAGGACCTGGAGCACGTGACGTATCAGCACCCGTTCTACGCACGGCAGGGGCGCGTGGTGCTGGGCGAGCACGTCACGCTGGAGGCGGGCACGGGGTTGGTGCACACGGCGCCGGGGCACGGCCAGGAGGACTACGAGGTCGGCCTCGCGTACGGCCTGGACATCTACAACCCGGTGCGCGCGGACGGCCGCTACGACGACACGGTGGGCGAGGTGCTCGCGGGCAGGCGCGTGTTCGACGCGAACCCGGTGGTGCTGGACCTGCTGGTGCAGCGGGGGGCGCTGCTCAATGACAAGGCGGACACGGTCACGCACAGCTATCCGCACTGCTGGCGCTGCCGTCAACCCGTCATCCAGGCGGCGACGTATCAGTGGTTCATCCCCATGGATGCGCCGTTCCAGGGGACGCGGACCTTCCGGCAGGCGGTGCTGGAGCGGGTGGACACGGTGCGCTGGGTGCCGTCCTGGGGACAGTCGCGCATCCGGGGCATGTTGGAGGGGCGCCCGGACTGGTGCATCAGCCGGCAGCGCAGCTGGGGCGTGCCCATCCCCATCGCGTACTGCGACGGGTGCGACGACGCGGTGGTGTCTCCCGAGGTGATGGAGCGCGTGGCGGCGGCGGTGGAGAAGGAGGGCGCGGGCGTGTGGTACCGCACGCCGGTGAAGGACTTCCTCGGAGAGGACTTCCGGTGTCCGCGTTGCGGCGCGGGTGGGTTCCACCGCGAGACGGACATCCTGGATGTGTGGTTCGACTCGGCGTGCATGGCGTCCGCGGTGCTGGAGAAGCGGCAGCGCGTGCCGGCGGACCTGTTCCTGGAGGGGAGCGACCAGCACCGGGGCTGGTTCCATTCGTCGCTGCTGGTGTCGGTGGGCACTCGCGACGTGGCGCCCTACAAGGCATGTCTCACGCACGGCTTCGTGGTGGATGGCCAGGGCGAGAAGATGTCCAAGAGCCGGGGCAACACGGTGGCTCCGGACAAGGTCATCCAGCAGTACGGCGCGGAGGTGCTGCGCCTGTGGGTGGCGGCGAGCGACTACCGCAACGACGTGCGCCTGTCGGACGCCATCCTCAAGGGCCTGTCGGAGGGCTACCGGAAGATCCGCAATACCTTGCGCTACGCGCTGGGCAACCTGCACGACTTCAACCCCGCGAAGGACGCGGTGGCTGGGGATGCGCTGCCGCCGTTGGACCAGTGGGCGCGTGGACGGCTGGCGCAGGTGGCGGCGCGGGTGCGGCAGGCGTACGAGGACTACGAGTTCCACCTCGTGTACGCGACGGTGGTGGACTTCTGCGCCAATGACTTGTCAGCCGTGTACTTCGACATCCTGAAGGACCGGCTCTACACGGCGAAGGCGGATGGGCCCGCGCGCCGGAGTGCGCAGACGGTGTTGCATGAGGTGCTCACGGTGCTGCTGCCGCTGTTGGCTCCGGTGATGAGCTTCACGGCGGAGGAGGCGTGGCAGCACCTGCCGGGCGAGCGCGCCCAGAGCGTGTTCCTGGCGGGCCTCGCGGAGGCAGGGGCCGCGATGCCGCCGGAGCTGGAGGCGCGTTACACGAAGCTCTTCGCGGTGAGGAGCGCGGTGCAGGGCGTGCTGGAAGCGGCGCGGCGGGAGAAGCGCATCGGCGCGTCGCTGGAGGCGCGCGTGGTGCTGACGGCGGGTGGGGCGGTGAAGGAGCTGCTCCAGGCGCACCTCGCGGAGCTGCCCGGGCTGTTCATCGTGAGCCAGGTGGAGGTGGCGGACACGGCATCCGTCGCGGCGAAGGCGCTGGATGTTTCACAGGTGTTTGGAGAGGGCGCGCCGCTGTCCGCGGAGGTGCTGCCCGCGCTGGGGGCGAAGTGCCCCCGATGCTGGGTGTACTCGGAAGAGGTGGGGCAGGGCGGGGACGTGTGTCTCAAGTGCCGTGAGGCTTTGCCCTGA
- a CDS encoding Mut7-C RNAse domain-containing protein, whose translation MSARQLTVRFHGALNDFLAPERRGQVLTQVLQGSPSVKDLIESLGPPHPEVDVVLVDGEPVGFGHRVEADTRVDVYPVTVRVSRVAAESRVGPPLPAMPRFVLDVGLGRLSGFLRMLGFDTLWRNDFADDFLARLSRDESRVLLTRDLGLLKRSEVVHGYFPRATDPAHQLVEVVRRYGLTSRMKPFSRCLACNAPLSPATPEEVRGRIPEGVAERQSHFRQCPGCQRVFWPGTHHERMQNLVDTLRRLETSDT comes from the coding sequence ATGTCAGCACGACAGCTCACGGTGCGGTTCCACGGCGCGCTGAACGACTTCCTCGCACCGGAGCGACGGGGGCAGGTGCTCACGCAGGTGTTGCAGGGGAGCCCGTCGGTGAAGGACCTCATCGAGTCGCTGGGGCCGCCGCACCCGGAGGTGGACGTGGTGTTGGTGGACGGCGAGCCGGTGGGGTTCGGGCACCGGGTGGAGGCGGACACGCGCGTCGACGTGTATCCGGTGACGGTCCGGGTGTCGCGCGTGGCGGCGGAGTCGCGCGTGGGACCGCCGCTCCCGGCGATGCCGCGCTTCGTGTTGGACGTGGGGCTGGGGAGGCTTTCGGGCTTCCTGCGGATGCTCGGCTTCGACACGCTGTGGCGCAACGACTTCGCGGACGACTTCCTGGCGCGGTTGTCGCGCGACGAATCGCGGGTGTTGCTCACGCGGGACCTGGGCCTGCTCAAGCGTTCGGAGGTCGTGCACGGCTACTTCCCGCGAGCCACCGACCCGGCGCACCAGCTGGTGGAGGTGGTGCGGCGCTATGGCCTGACGTCGCGCATGAAGCCCTTCTCGCGCTGCCTCGCGTGCAACGCCCCGCTGTCTCCCGCCACGCCGGAGGAGGTGCGCGGCCGCATCCCCGAAGGTGTCGCCGAGCGCCAGTCCCACTTCCGCCAGTGCCCCGGCTGCCAGCGCGTCTTCTGGCCCGGCACGCACCACGAACGCATGCAGAACCTGGTGGACACGCTGCGACGGCTGGAGACCTCCGACACCTAG